The Pseudomonas benzenivorans region TCTCGCGCAGGCGCTGCAGGTAGCCCACTGGCGGCAGCACCACCCCGGCCGAGCCGGACATCGGCTCGACTATCACCGCGGCGATGTTCTCGGCGCCGTGCAGGGTGACCAGGCGCTCCAGCTCGTCGGCTTTCTCGACGCCGAACGGTGGCAGGCCGCGGCTGAAGGCGTTGCGGGCGATGTCCAGGCAGTGCGGCAGGTGGTCGACCCCTGGCAGCTGCACCGGGAAGGCCTTGCGGTTGTTGACCATGCCGCCCACCGAGATGCCGCCGAAGCCGACGCCGTGGTAGCCCAGCTCGCGGCCGATCAGGCGGGTGCGGGTGCCCTGGCCGATGGCGCGCTGGTAGGCTAGGGCGATCTTCAGCGCGGTGTCGGCCGACTCCGAACCGGAGTTGGTGAAGAACAGCTTGTTCAGGCCGGGCGGGGCGATCTCGGCCAGGCGGCTGGCCAGCTCGAACGGCAGCGGGTGGCCCATCTGGAAGGTTGGGGCGAAGTCCAGCTTGGCGATCTGCCGGCTCACCGCCTCGGTGATTTCCCGACGACCGTGGCCGGCGTTGCAGCACCAAAGCCCGGCGGTGCCGTCCAATACCTTGCGCCCGTCGGTGCTGGTGAAATACAGGCCTTCGGCGCTTTCCAGCAGGCGCGGACGGGCCTTGAACTGGCGGTTGGCGGTGAAGGGCATCCAGAAGTCGGCGAGG contains the following coding sequences:
- a CDS encoding aspartate aminotransferase family protein: MTLETPSQANEINNDLADFWMPFTANRQFKARPRLLESAEGLYFTSTDGRKVLDGTAGLWCCNAGHGRREITEAVSRQIAKLDFAPTFQMGHPLPFELASRLAEIAPPGLNKLFFTNSGSESADTALKIALAYQRAIGQGTRTRLIGRELGYHGVGFGGISVGGMVNNRKAFPVQLPGVDHLPHCLDIARNAFSRGLPPFGVEKADELERLVTLHGAENIAAVIVEPMSGSAGVVLPPVGYLQRLREITQKHGILLIFDEVITGFGRVGQAFAAQRWGVTPDIITCAKGLTNGAIPMGAVFVDEKIHDAFMQGPDGIELFHGYTYSGHPVACAAALATLDIYQGERLFDQAIELEGYWQDALHSLQGLPNVIDIRAVGLVGGVQLAPSDQGAGKRGYQVFEQCFHNDLMVRVTGDTLAMSPPLIVEKAQIDTLVEKLADAIRQAH